One window from the genome of candidate division KSB1 bacterium encodes:
- a CDS encoding T9SS type A sorting domain-containing protein: MAKKVLMFMIIWGAWLIMMVISSAAQIAGYWNNARDLDPVVVSGNLILGLTGVPVNEVYVYRFDNRERDWCPIPFQIDEKDNTTNYWLPNPNGVFDGNDELVFMAKDVGEQAPDASYWIDDADSKQYERLEIAIVDTVTKQTGYVYVFRSPNRLPLSSVSYMMYRPATSSQPGADSVLAKSYVENHTQGGIPTDWKMLHGTGVDILDRQKIRITLNYGILIYVDETISETSFDTVRIKLGPVRVIREVFWHIDLFPGLISPKDLNFPFLYYPFSIESGGISGSIKPSDHVDMIRQSFDLNPNANGMKFYNPYNLAGKIIDGSGGTENINNKIDDAPAVNWWMVTGNQGTYSLVFRIEPIGNKRTLYYYDEKKTNSDDTGDQMSWGDTGIKIEGKDISGNISVGYRIYFLGPNQPISLGSALANNFASPFKLQFQANQYVPVELVYFRALETHGMIRLEWQTQTESNNYGFEVQRKTVIDTLWKAIAVVHGHGTTTTPQLYFYEDRPGTVGTYYYRLKQIDFDGKFEYSHEVRIDLGAPKTFALHQNYPNPFNPETTIRYEIPVVDQSAVMVELKIFDLLGHEVKTLIHEEQKPGYYAVRWDGTDDNGRMVAPGTYFYRLKADNFIQTHKMLLIK; the protein is encoded by the coding sequence ATGGCGAAAAAAGTCTTAATGTTTATGATCATCTGGGGCGCGTGGCTGATTATGATGGTTATTTCCAGCGCGGCACAGATTGCTGGCTATTGGAATAATGCTCGGGATTTGGACCCTGTGGTGGTTTCAGGCAATCTTATCCTTGGTTTGACAGGTGTTCCAGTCAATGAGGTTTATGTCTATAGATTTGATAACAGAGAACGCGATTGGTGTCCGATTCCTTTTCAGATTGATGAGAAGGATAATACAACCAATTACTGGCTACCCAATCCAAATGGTGTTTTTGACGGAAATGACGAGCTCGTTTTCATGGCTAAGGATGTTGGCGAGCAAGCCCCAGATGCCAGCTATTGGATCGATGACGCTGACTCTAAACAATATGAGAGGCTCGAAATAGCAATCGTGGACACCGTGACAAAACAGACTGGTTATGTCTATGTGTTTCGGTCCCCAAATAGGCTTCCTCTTTCTTCCGTTTCTTACATGATGTACCGCCCTGCTACTTCGAGCCAACCCGGAGCCGATAGCGTCCTCGCAAAAAGTTATGTAGAAAATCATACCCAAGGTGGCATTCCGACCGATTGGAAAATGCTCCATGGCACAGGAGTCGATATCTTGGATCGGCAGAAAATTCGGATTACGCTAAATTATGGGATTCTTATCTACGTCGATGAAACCATCAGTGAAACATCGTTCGATACAGTCAGAATCAAGCTCGGGCCAGTGCGGGTGATTCGAGAGGTTTTCTGGCATATCGATCTGTTCCCTGGCCTTATCTCACCAAAAGATCTGAATTTTCCTTTTCTGTACTACCCATTTAGCATCGAATCGGGCGGAATATCGGGATCGATCAAACCGAGTGATCATGTCGATATGATCCGGCAATCATTTGATCTCAATCCGAATGCCAATGGGATGAAATTTTATAATCCCTATAATCTTGCAGGGAAAATCATCGATGGGAGCGGCGGTACTGAGAACATCAATAACAAGATTGACGATGCCCCGGCAGTGAATTGGTGGATGGTGACTGGAAATCAGGGAACTTACAGTTTGGTCTTCCGAATTGAACCGATCGGCAATAAACGGACGCTGTATTACTATGATGAAAAGAAGACCAATAGCGACGATACTGGGGATCAGATGTCCTGGGGTGATACCGGGATCAAGATAGAAGGTAAAGATATCTCTGGAAATATCAGCGTCGGTTATCGCATCTATTTTTTGGGGCCGAATCAACCCATTAGCCTGGGGAGTGCATTGGCTAACAATTTTGCCAGTCCATTCAAACTCCAATTTCAGGCTAACCAGTATGTTCCTGTTGAGCTGGTTTATTTCCGAGCGTTGGAGACCCATGGAATGATCCGCTTAGAATGGCAGACCCAGACCGAATCGAATAATTACGGTTTTGAAGTCCAGCGGAAAACTGTTATAGATACGCTCTGGAAAGCTATTGCCGTGGTGCATGGACATGGAACGACCACCACGCCGCAATTATATTTCTATGAGGATCGCCCTGGAACGGTAGGAACGTACTATTATCGGCTCAAACAAATCGACTTTGACGGCAAGTTCGAGTACTCTCATGAAGTCCGAATAGATCTTGGTGCTCCGAAAACTTTTGCACTTCATCAAAATTATCCCAATCCGTTTAATCCAGAGACCACCATCCGCTATGAAATCCCAGTGGTGGATCAATCCGCTGTAATGGTGGAGCTCAAAATCTTTGATCTCTTGGGCCATGAGGTGAAAACCCTGATTCATGAGGAACAAAAGCCTGGGTATTATGCTGTTCGTTGGGATGGCACTGATGATAATGGTAGGATGGTCGCCCCAGGGACCTATTTCTATCGCCTCAAAGCAGATAATTTTATCCAAACCCATAAAATGCTGCTGATCAAATAG